A stretch of DNA from Gimesia chilikensis:
ATCAGAGAACGGCCCCACGGCCAATCAGTTTGAAGAGTGCGTACTGACCGACTTTGACCGGAACGGTTCCTGGGATCTGGTGGGCTTGCAGCGTCAGGCTCTGGTGCTGGCGGGAACCCGGTTGCTGGGGACAGGAGAAGTGCAGGTTGATTCGGTACAGCAGATCCGGGAGATGAAACTGCCTGATATTCAGGGCACCCTATTACAGACAGGAGATCTGAATAATGATGGCGTGCTGGATGTGCTGGCGTCAGGCGGAAACGGCTTACAGTTGTTGTTAGGGACGGCCGAGCATCGAACCGAACAGACCGCTTATGTGACCGACGAAGCGATTATCAGTGCGGAGCCGATCCAACTGTTCCGCGTAGCGGATCTGAACCAGGATGGCAGCCTGGATGTGATTACTGTTGAAGCAGGGGAAGTGATGTTCCTGCAGAATCAGGGGAACGATAATCACTGGATCGATGTCTCACTCCGTGCGGAGCAGGTCAAAGGGGAGGTGAAGTCCGCCAGTGGTCGCGTTAATCATTATGGTGTGGGCAGTCTGGTGGAACTCCGCAGCGGTGCGATTTATCAACCGCAGATTGTGGCGGGACAGTCGACGCATTTCGGACTGGGAAAACAGTCGGTCGCGGAGGCGATCCGTGTGTTGTGGACGAATGGGATTCCAGTCAACATCATTAATGCGAAAACTGATCAGCGGTTTTACGAGAAGCAGACCCTGATGGGGTCCTGTCCCTATCTTTATACCTGGGACGGAGAGCAGTTCACGTTTTATACAGATCTGTTGTGGGCGGCGCCGATTGGCTTGCAGTTCGGAAAAGGGATCGTGGCTCCGAGTCGTGACTGGGAATTTCTCAAGATTGAGGGCGACCGGCTTCAGGAGAAAGAGGGTTACTATGAACTGCGGATTACGGAAGAGCTCTGGGAGGCGGGTTACTTCGACCTGATTGAACTGACGGCCGTCGATCATCCGGCGGAGGTGGAGATCTTTTCCAATGAAAAGGTGGGGCCACCCGATCTGGCTGCATTCAAGATTCATGCGGCGCGCGAAACACAAACACCGGTCGGGGCCGTCAATCATCGCGGACGGGATGTCCTGCCGGAGATACGAGACGTAGATGACGTGTATGCGAAGACGTTCGACGAAAAGCACCGTCAGGGTTTAACCGAAGTGCATACGCTCGAACTGGATTTGAATACCGCAGCGGTGAAGCAAGCGAAAACGCCACGCATCAAGCTGTTCCTGACAGGCTGGCTGTATCCAACGGACACGGGGATTAACCTGGCGCTCGATGAGAATCCTGCGCTGCCTTCGCCACGACCTCCATCACTGGCAGTGCCGGATAACAGCGGTGGCTGGAAAACGATCCAGCCGTTTATGGGTTTTCCGGGTGGCAAGACGAAAACGATTGTTGTGGACCTGGCAGATCAGTTTCTGACGGATGACTATCGCGTACGGATTGAAACCAACATGGAATTCTACTGGGACCAGATCTTTTTCACGGTCGACGAGAGTCCGGCTGAGTTCATGACACACGTCTGTCCCCTCGAAACTGTGGACTTACAGCACCGGGGTTTTTCAACGCCGATCATCCACCCGGGGAATGGTCCCGAGCGGTACGATTATCAGAAGCTCACTGAGCAGATTCAGTGGCCGCCGATGCAGGGGGGCTTTACCCGTTATGGGGATGTGAAACCGCTTGTGGAAAAAGCAGACAACCGACTGGTGATTCTCGGGGCCGGTGATGAGATGCGGCTGCGATTTCGCGTTCCCGCTGGTCCCCCGCGTCCGGGCTGGAAGCGGGACTTCATTCTGCATAATGTGGGTTGGGACAAGGATGCGAACCTGCATACGATTCTGGGCCAAGCGGTGGAACCGCTGCCATTCCGGGAGATGCGCAGCTATCCGTATCCGACCGAGGAATATCCTGAGGGATCTGTACTCAAGTCTGATCGGGAGCAGTACCATACCCGTCGGCAGGACAGTGCCGCTTTCTGGAAACACTTGTCCCGTCCCTGAAGTTTTCAGAAGTGCATTTGCCCGCGGCCTGCGGTAAGATACGAACTGAACTTCATTTTTATTCAAGCAGGTATTGATTCACGATGCAGATTTTCGTTCAGACGTTTTCCTTACTACTGCTGTTACTGGTCTCCACTCACGCTGGTCTCGCAGCAGAGATGTCATATCCACTCTCCGTTGTCGCAGCTGAGAAAGGTCCCGTTTATGTCGCGGACCGCAAGCTGCCTGGTATCTGGAGTATTCAGGACGGGAAAGTCAGCGAATTTTTCAAAGGCTCCAAGGTGTTTCGGACACCGCTGAATGCGGTGCGGTGCGTGACCCTGGATGACCAGGGACGTGTGCTGGCAGGCGATTCCTCGACACGCGAAGTCTACCGGTTTGCTAAAGCGGACGCAAAGCCCGAAGCCCTCACTAAAGGGGGAATTGGTATCCCGATGGACGTAGTGGTGACCAAAGCCGGCGACCTGCTGGTCTCCGACCTGGAACTGCATCGAATCTGGAAGGTGCCTGCAGCAGGTGGTAAGCCGACGCTGTTTGCGGAAGTCAGTGCACCGCGAGGCCTGGCTCTGGATCAGGAAGAGAACCTGTGGGTTGTTTCAGGAACAGCAGACCAGTTGCTGAAAGTGACTCCGGATGGGAAAGTCAGCATCGTCGTGAAAGGGCGCCCGTTCAATTTTCCTCACGATGTCGTCGTTCTGGATGATGGCACAGCCGTAGTCAGCGATGGTTACGAAAAGGCGCTCTGGAAAGTGACGCCCGATGGCAAGGCTGAAAAATGGGTCTCTGGTGAACCTTTCAAGAATCCAGTCGGGATTGCGGTGCAGGGAAAGAATGTGCTGGTCGCTGACCCGTATGCGAAAACCGTATTCTCTGTGGATCCGGAAAAGCAGGTCACGGACCTGGTTAAGAAACAGGACTGAGCTCACTCTGATTGAGCTGACCTGGATCCCTTGTTCCACCAGATGGAAAACCATTCGCCCTGATCGACCTGGTCTGTTTCGCGGGCTTCGAAGTTACCCACGGCCAGGTCGGGCTTGCCATCGCCGTCAAAGTCGCCTGCGGTAATCACCGGATGCTGTCCCCGGGAATAATC
This window harbors:
- a CDS encoding FG-GAP-like repeat-containing protein, which gives rise to MSTRPTHHYLIVVAVILFIGILALFLTLQPGGGPVGSGPISYDEAQQLLRLKNEGIAYLENERYAESDPLLERLTEELPGDVIGFQNLTICRLLQLTPEKLVDHQSGKQLADQAQATVAQLIKIAPESSASYVLSARIQLALGNEPKAEEALQQALEKSPESAAIWFELSQLQKQNVKPEQQALANASLKRAWELQPDNLFLAIDYLQVAAVEKSEQAKAVFEQVKQLAAPLAESVKDHTRLDLNEVIKASLQAITDGKWNLVTRNARVLRNVLIAEDLVKSDRRRVEQNPLEFVIPDFPPAFYAAVEWPAQEKPLSVKFAEPRAIEFNEDVSADIRDLKIADFDLDGKPDLILLTAERVQVFQQGEDGRWSVMTSAAAEGGFREIHAVDLDGDVQQFAPSPAGEKKEEPQTIAAISPARDADLDLVLVGKAGIRVLENQVDDKKGIRKLVHRPQADSLDTLSDVLTVNFSDLDHDGDLDLVASTGMGISLWSNRGNLSFQDISTNSQLPPADLAATSIVRVDWDRDVDLDLILCSRTTRQAGYLENLRHGRFRWRTFSQVESENGPTANQFEECVLTDFDRNGSWDLVGLQRQALVLAGTRLLGTGEVQVDSVQQIREMKLPDIQGTLLQTGDLNNDGVLDVLASGGNGLQLLLGTAEHRTEQTAYVTDEAIISAEPIQLFRVADLNQDGSLDVITVEAGEVMFLQNQGNDNHWIDVSLRAEQVKGEVKSASGRVNHYGVGSLVELRSGAIYQPQIVAGQSTHFGLGKQSVAEAIRVLWTNGIPVNIINAKTDQRFYEKQTLMGSCPYLYTWDGEQFTFYTDLLWAAPIGLQFGKGIVAPSRDWEFLKIEGDRLQEKEGYYELRITEELWEAGYFDLIELTAVDHPAEVEIFSNEKVGPPDLAAFKIHAARETQTPVGAVNHRGRDVLPEIRDVDDVYAKTFDEKHRQGLTEVHTLELDLNTAAVKQAKTPRIKLFLTGWLYPTDTGINLALDENPALPSPRPPSLAVPDNSGGWKTIQPFMGFPGGKTKTIVVDLADQFLTDDYRVRIETNMEFYWDQIFFTVDESPAEFMTHVCPLETVDLQHRGFSTPIIHPGNGPERYDYQKLTEQIQWPPMQGGFTRYGDVKPLVEKADNRLVILGAGDEMRLRFRVPAGPPRPGWKRDFILHNVGWDKDANLHTILGQAVEPLPFREMRSYPYPTEEYPEGSVLKSDREQYHTRRQDSAAFWKHLSRP